The sequence below is a genomic window from bacterium 336/3.
CTGAAATAAAAGGAATTATTATCCTTCTAACAAGTTTGTCAATAAGTTCTTGTAATACAATTCAAAAGTCTAACTTTAAAAAAGAATATATTCATCCTGCCAATGGTTACTCTCAAGTGGTAAGCATTACGTCTGGCAACACCAAAACACTCTATATTTCTGGTCAGATAGGAGAGGGGAAGGATTTGGAAGCTCAAATGCATTCAGTATTTTCTAAATTAAAAATAGAACTGGAAACTTGTGGGGCAACTTATAAAGACATCGTAAAAATCAACACTTATATTGTCAATTATAAAGAAGAATATTACGAAACCTTTCGTAGAATACGCAGAGAGGTTTTAGGAACAGAAGAGATGCCAGCAAGTACTTTGATAGGAGTAACCTCTTTGGCAAAATCAGAATATTTGATTGAAATGGATGCAATAGCAGTGATTCCATTAGATAAAACAAATAAAAAATAAAAAGCTCGCATAAAGCGAGCTTTTTTTATATCCATTCTTTCTGAATCAATTCATCTATTTTTTCGGGTGTCAGGTTTTCATAATATTTATAAATTCCATCTTCCGATTTGAGTTTTACTTGTAAACAAGGAGCACCACCACAAGCAGCCAAACACTCTACAGCTTTAATAGTAAATCGGCCGTCAGCAGAAACTTCGTTGAGTTCTACACCAAGCTTTTTCTTAAGATACTCAAATACTTCATCTGCTCCACAAATCATACAAGGCCCTGTACGGCAAACTTCCAATACATATTTTCCAACGGGCTCTAAATGAAACATTGTATAAAATGATGCAACTTCATATACTTCAATAGGTTTGATATCGAGTATTTGAGCTACATAATCCATCACATTTACACTCATCCATCCAAACTCTGTTTGAGCAATGTGTAAAATAGGTAATATTGCGGATTTTTGCTTTCCTTCTGGATAACGGCTTATAATCTCTTTAATTTCCTTCATTCTCTCATCAGAAAATTGTGGGTTCTGATGGTATTGTCTGTCTTTATTGGCATGAAAAGCACCCATACGTCAAAATTAGAATTTAATGTTCAAATTGATAAATTTGAAATACCTATGAATTGTTCCAAATTTATAGTAATATTTTCTAAAAAGTAAAAAATTAGATTAGAAAAATCTGATTATTGAGAAAAACCTGTTAGAAGTCTAACAGGTTTAATTTATATAAAATATCATTTCGACCTCTCTACCACTGTCTTTGAAGTGGACTTCATCAGCAAGATGTTTGATTAGGAATACGCCTCTTCCTCCAATTTTATCCAAATTCTCAGGCGATACTGGGTCTGGAATATGATGGAAGTCAAAGCCTACACCCTCATCTTTTACTGTGAAACGAACAGCATCATCCATCAATTGTAATGATAACACCACATTTTTAGATGGATTGCATTTATTTCCATGCTGAATAGCGTTGTTCACAGCTTCAGTGATAGCTATTAGAATATTGCCATAAATATCATCATCTATGTTGTATTGCTCTTTCACATTGTCTATAAAACTTTCAACAATACGAATGTTTTCTGGCAGAGAAGGTATCTGCAAGCTAATGGACTCCATTTTATTTGCGATATGTGTTGGTTTATTTTCCAATTTTCTCAAAGTATTTATCTATTTCTTTTTTGTAATAGGGATTGAGTGCAGGTGAAACTGTACGTAATATCTCTATTGATTTTTCTTTGGTTTTTGTATAAGGTTGAAGATTCTTAGGAATAGTTTTTTCTTTCACTTTTCCTGTTTCTCCTTTCCTCTTTTCTTCTTCACCTCTTTCTCTTTGAGCTTTCTCGTATTCTAAAAGTCTCGTTTCTATCTCTTGTTGACGTTTGATAAGTTGGTCTGTGAGACGTTTATTAATTAAATCTTCCTCATTTTTTTCCATTTGCTTAATCATATCACTCAACTGTTGCCCCATGTTTTCACCATTCTTATCCATCTGATTCCCTTTCTTGAGTTCTTCCATCTTCCGACGAAGAGCTTCTTGCTTTGCTGCCAATTTAGCTAATTCTTCAGAAAGTTGTTTACCCGATTTACCACTTTTTTTCAAATCTTGTATCTTTTGTCCCAATTCTTTTTGCAATTCGCCTAAACTTTGTCCTTTTTGCTTCCCTTTTTTCTTTCCACTGGACTGTCCTTGTGCGTTCATTTGATTTTGCATTTGTTGCATAGAGTTATTAAGCATCAAAGCAAGATTATTCATAGAGGTCATAGCAGATTGCTGTTTACCAGCAGCAACACCCAATTTACGTTCCTTAATACCTTTAGAACTCTCTTCCATAGCTTTTTGCATGTCACTTAATTCACGTGTTACATACGATTCTATTTGAGGTGTTCTTTTGGCAAGAGCAGTTAAACTATCTTCTATAATTTTTGCATCATCTCTTAATTTTAACTGCTTTTGAGCTAAGTCTATAAAACGAGGGTCAGAAACATTCACATTTTTAAATTCTTTCATCAACTCTTCTTGTCCAAATGAAAGCTTTACCAAATTATCTAAAATATTTCTCAGATTATCCAAATCTTCTTCTTTACTCTCTTGTTCCATCTCTTCTTGCATTTGTTGCATTTGTTGTTGCATTTCCTGCATTTTTTGAGCTGCTTTTTTCTGAGATTGAGAAGCTTTTTTGTTCTCTTTACTTTTGAGTTGTTCTGAACTGTTTTCCTGCTCTTTATCTACTTCTTTTTCTTGCTGTTCCATATTCATTTCAGGATTTTTATCTTCCAACTCCTGATTCATCTTCTCCATTTTATCCATTTCTTTTTTGATGTCCTCAAACTTTTCATTGAGCTTTTCTTGTTGTTTTTGAAGCTCTTGTTGTTTGGCATCATCTTTTTTATTGCTTTTGTCAGTTTCTTCAGAAAGTTTCTTTTGCTCTTCAGCCAATTTCTCTAAATTATTCTTAATATCCTCAAATTTTTGCTCATACTGCATTTGTTTGTACAGTTCTAAGGCTCTATCAAGCTCTTTCTCAAGATTTTCTTCTTTATTGAGGAGTTTATCTAAATTTTCTTGAAGTTTTGGGTCATTGCGTTGTTGTTCAAGCAATTTCTCAAGCTCTTCATAGAGTTTTTTAGTTTCTTCATCCATCAATTTATCCATGAGCTTTTGAAGTTGCTCCATTTTTTCTTTTAATTCCTCATTTTTAGGGTCTTCAAACAACTCTTTCTTCTCCTCATTCATTTTATTCATTTCTTGAAGTTGCTTGATGTCTTGCTCCAAATCTTGCTTTTTCTGCAAAATATCTTGAATCTGTTTGCGGTCGTTGTAATCTAAATTTTTCTTTGTTTTTATTTTTGTATCAAGGTCTTTGATTTCATTTTTTAATTCTTTGGCTTTCTGCAAAGTTTTATCCAATTGAGAAGTTGTTTTTTGGGCATTTTTATCTATTTCATCTCTCAGTTCTGTTTCATTGGGTAATTTGAATTGATATACTTGAGTCTTAGCACTTTTAGCACCATTTACACCATCATTGTCCCAAACCTGAGAAAAGTACTCTACTTGCTCACTTGGCTTTAGATTCAAAGATTTCAAATCCATTTCGTAGTAGAAATTTTGAGCCACAGAGCCTCCTTGTATGCCAATAGGCATAGACTTGTACTCTGTTTTGGGTTTACCATCAGCTCCCAAAATTCTGTAAAAGAATTTTAACTGAGAAAGTCCATAATCATCACTAATGCTACCACCTACACTTACATAGCTATAAAGAGCTGTGTCTTTGTAAGTTTCCATGCCAATTTTAGGGTATTGGTCAGGGATTACATTGATATAATAAGTAATGTTTTCTTTGTTTTCACTGTGCTCATTTTTTAAACGAACAGTATAATTTTGTGAAGCTCTGAGTTGTTTGCTATACAAAAATGATTTATTACTTTCTTTTTCAGCTTTGGCAAGCGTTTTATCTTGTTCAAAAGAAATAAACAAGCTATCAGTTTTTCCTACATTAAATTGCCATTCAACTTGCGTTCCTTCAGGAACAACCAAATTACCAATATTTTTAAGACTTTCAGGTGTTTTACCAAGATAAGCAGGATAAATCAGATTGGCACTAAAACTCAAAAGACTTGGACGTTCTAACAGTTCTATTTCGTAGGTATTGGAATTGAAACCTGCTGCTTCAAAACTAAACTTTTCAGACTTTTGTAATTTTTGGAAATTATAAAAATAGCCATTGGCATCTTGTTGCATTTTTATTTTTCCTTCGGATGTTATCAAATAAACTTCTTTGGGTAAAGTGTTGCCATTCAATTTTAAATCTATTCTTAAATCTTCACCTTTAAAGGCTTTTAATTTAGAATTTTGAAGTTCAAACTGAAAAGGTGCTTCATCGGCAAAGGTATCACCATATCGGATAATTCTTTTGGTGGGTTCTGTGAAAAACTTCATCCCATCAATCATAAAACCTATAAAAGCAAGAAACAGAAGCAATAAGAAATAACGAATGTACTTTCTATTTTCAGAAATATCAATGGCATCAGGAAAGTGAAAAACACTCAATTCTTTACTTTTTTGTTCAATACCAGCCAATAACAAATCGTTTTTTTGCTCAATTTTTTTTAATTGAAGCGTATTGAGTAATTTATCATTAATATTTGAAAAGTAATTGCCAATGTGTGATGCTGCCTGCTCATCTGAAATTTGCTTGGAAACTCTGAGCATTTTGAGTAAAGGAATGATTACCCAATAAGTCATGGAAAATATAGCACTAGCGATAAAGCTAAATAATAAAAATCCTCTGATAGAAGAGTTAAATCTGCCAAAATGCTCAACTGTACTAAATAGCAAATAAATAGCAATTGTAAGGGCAAATACAATTAAAGAGCCTTTTACAAATAAATTGAAGTAATATTTTCGCTTATAACGAGCGATATTTTCATTTAATGTTTCCATAGCTTTACTAATTTATCAAAATACCACAAAATTCGTACAAAAGCTATTTGTATAAAGGCTTATTTGTGTATTTATTTACTAAAATAAGTTTTGCTAAAATCCCAATACTGCATAGGGTTATTAGGGCAATCTTTTACGTTAGGTTTGATAATTCTATATACTTCATCATACCAAAGCACAAGAACAGCCGCTTCATCCATCAAAACTTGTTCAGCTTTACTAAAATACTCATAAGCTTCATCTACTGTATTGGCTTGTAAACCTTTCTCGTAGTACTCATCATATCTAACGTTTTTGAAACGTGGCATATTAGGATAAGACTTATCTTTTTCTGATGCGGGTACATTTTTGCCCCAAAATAACCACAAAAAGTTTTCAGGACTTGGATAATCAGCATAATATGCCATACGCATAAACTCAAAATCTCCAGTCAAACCTCTATCAATCAATTGAGCTACAGGTTGTTGATTAATTGAAACATCTATATTCAGATTTTCTTTTAGTTGGCGAATAACAGCCTGAGCCACATTGATATGTCTTTCTCCTTCAGGTGAAATATGCAATTGTATTGAAGGCAAACCTTTTCCTGCTTCAAAACCTGCTTTTTTCAAATAGTACAAAGCTGAATCAACATTATATTCATAACCTCTGATGCGAGCAATATCATATTTATTGAAAACGGGAGGAGTAATGCCATGGTCGCCAGCAGCTTCACCTTCTCCATTGAGAACGGCATCCAAAATTTCTTGACGATTGATAGCAAATGAAAAGGCTTTTCTTAAATCTTTATTTTTGAATAAACCTCTCTGTGTCATAAAATTAAGGTATTGAGTAGTCATTTCAGGAGAACGTTCCAACTCAAATTTTTTATTCAAACTATCTTGTTTAGCTCTATTGAAAATCTCAATGATATCTTCTGAAGGCAAACGTACAACCATATCCAAACCACCTTTCTCAAATTCTAAAAGTTCAGTTTTTTTATCTTTGATAAATGAAATTTTTACAGCATCTAAAAGTGGTAATTGATTTCCTTTATCATCTTTTTTGTAATAATTGGGGTTACGTTTTAAAAGAATAGTTGTTCCTTCATCTACTTTTGCCAAATAAAAAGGACCTGTACCTACAGCTTTGATACGCATATCTTCACCATATTTATCTATTGCTTCTTTAGGATAAATAAAAGCAAAAGGGCGAGCTAAGTTGCTGGTAAATAAAGCATAAGGTTTCGTTAATTCCAATTGAATGGTATGAGAATCAATCACTTTGATACCATCTATTTCTTTAGAAGGTTTCTTCCCATCAGCTGAAGCAGCATAATGTTCATCAGCTCCTTTAAGCAACCCTTGAAAAATCGTAAATCCTTGATTGATTTTATTTTGCGTACAAACCTGTGTGAAACAGAACTTTACGTCTTCGGCTGTAACCTCTCTACCTTTTCCACCATCAAAACAATCTGCATCATGGAAGCGAACGCCTTTTCTGAGTTTGATTGTATAAATGGTTTTGGTTTCATCCAATGTATAGCTTTCTGCCAAACCTTCAGTTGGCAT
It includes:
- a CDS encoding NADH-quinone oxidoreductase subunit E; this encodes MGAFHANKDRQYHQNPQFSDERMKEIKEIISRYPEGKQKSAILPILHIAQTEFGWMSVNVMDYVAQILDIKPIEVYEVASFYTMFHLEPVGKYVLEVCRTGPCMICGADEVFEYLKKKLGVELNEVSADGRFTIKAVECLAACGGAPCLQVKLKSEDGIYKYYENLTPEKIDELIQKEWI
- a CDS encoding serine/threonine protein kinase, which produces MESISLQIPSLPENIRIVESFIDNVKEQYNIDDDIYGNILIAITEAVNNAIQHGNKCNPSKNVVLSLQLMDDAVRFTVKDEGVGFDFHHIPDPVSPENLDKIGGRGVFLIKHLADEVHFKDSGREVEMIFYIN
- a CDS encoding ATPase, whose amino-acid sequence is METLNENIARYKRKYYFNLFVKGSLIVFALTIAIYLLFSTVEHFGRFNSSIRGFLLFSFIASAIFSMTYWVIIPLLKMLRVSKQISDEQAASHIGNYFSNINDKLLNTLQLKKIEQKNDLLLAGIEQKSKELSVFHFPDAIDISENRKYIRYFLLLLFLAFIGFMIDGMKFFTEPTKRIIRYGDTFADEAPFQFELQNSKLKAFKGEDLRIDLKLNGNTLPKEVYLITSEGKIKMQQDANGYFYNFQKLQKSEKFSFEAAGFNSNTYEIELLERPSLLSFSANLIYPAYLGKTPESLKNIGNLVVPEGTQVEWQFNVGKTDSLFISFEQDKTLAKAEKESNKSFLYSKQLRASQNYTVRLKNEHSENKENITYYINVIPDQYPKIGMETYKDTALYSYVSVGGSISDDYGLSQLKFFYRILGADGKPKTEYKSMPIGIQGGSVAQNFYYEMDLKSLNLKPSEQVEYFSQVWDNDGVNGAKSAKTQVYQFKLPNETELRDEIDKNAQKTTSQLDKTLQKAKELKNEIKDLDTKIKTKKNLDYNDRKQIQDILQKKQDLEQDIKQLQEMNKMNEEKKELFEDPKNEELKEKMEQLQKLMDKLMDEETKKLYEELEKLLEQQRNDPKLQENLDKLLNKEENLEKELDRALELYKQMQYEQKFEDIKNNLEKLAEEQKKLSEETDKSNKKDDAKQQELQKQQEKLNEKFEDIKKEMDKMEKMNQELEDKNPEMNMEQQEKEVDKEQENSSEQLKSKENKKASQSQKKAAQKMQEMQQQMQQMQEEMEQESKEEDLDNLRNILDNLVKLSFGQEELMKEFKNVNVSDPRFIDLAQKQLKLRDDAKIIEDSLTALAKRTPQIESYVTRELSDMQKAMEESSKGIKERKLGVAAGKQQSAMTSMNNLALMLNNSMQQMQNQMNAQGQSSGKKKGKQKGQSLGELQKELGQKIQDLKKSGKSGKQLSEELAKLAAKQEALRRKMEELKKGNQMDKNGENMGQQLSDMIKQMEKNEEDLINKRLTDQLIKRQQEIETRLLEYEKAQRERGEEEKRKGETGKVKEKTIPKNLQPYTKTKEKSIEILRTVSPALNPYYKKEIDKYFEKIGK
- a CDS encoding peptide ABC transporter substrate-binding protein; protein product: MKKIAVFLIAIATITSCGSGTDKTGSESLKEAKGGKKYGGVLKVNQNEYIKSLYPLNIIDVYSYRVSTQIYEGLFKFNPQDLMPTEGLAESYTLDETKTIYTIKLRKGVRFHDADCFDGGKGREVTAEDVKFCFTQVCTQNKINQGFTIFQGLLKGADEHYAASADGKKPSKEIDGIKVIDSHTIQLELTKPYALFTSNLARPFAFIYPKEAIDKYGEDMRIKAVGTGPFYLAKVDEGTTILLKRNPNYYKKDDKGNQLPLLDAVKISFIKDKKTELLEFEKGGLDMVVRLPSEDIIEIFNRAKQDSLNKKFELERSPEMTTQYLNFMTQRGLFKNKDLRKAFSFAINRQEILDAVLNGEGEAAGDHGITPPVFNKYDIARIRGYEYNVDSALYYLKKAGFEAGKGLPSIQLHISPEGERHINVAQAVIRQLKENLNIDVSINQQPVAQLIDRGLTGDFEFMRMAYYADYPSPENFLWLFWGKNVPASEKDKSYPNMPRFKNVRYDEYYEKGLQANTVDEAYEYFSKAEQVLMDEAAVLVLWYDEVYRIIKPNVKDCPNNPMQYWDFSKTYFSK